One part of the Magallana gigas chromosome 5, xbMagGiga1.1, whole genome shotgun sequence genome encodes these proteins:
- the LOC105318998 gene encoding uncharacterized protein, with translation MKSESNPMTRTNRFESVLKIPANSAEGRFNSRPTTTLNFRRRTSVTFDIGSIKESEYSDENSYYSKKNSDIHLRRMSAPELPPIQDRARNSPIPAYHSSRYIRCRSSKPSTTSDSSHRQRFTKSPFSQESSESGNSNGKRLANGYLQRSKTWVPPEQTNTASTVSTLKLESIEKKGTMSTPRSVKNGFRTRLSSKDNSLSSGNNNTAQLKKKPLTHCQSEPKISPLSDYTTNRQKTTLRQKSRTNNNVNNKVLSVDKTDNLIKNKYNSGTINGMRRYSSTIQLIPQKNYDEDDDDSGSDSDKDHMIINWLIGVDNEDPEEVPEPEIEYPDEPPQTDTALHIVYGGDS, from the coding sequence ATGAAATCGGAATCCAATCCAATGACGCGAACTAATCGTTTTGAATCAGTATTGAAAATACCGGCAAACAGCGCGGAAGGGAGATTTAACTCTAGACCGACGACCACACTTAATTTCCGTCGAAGAACAAGTGTTACTTTTGATATCGGATCGATAAAAGAGAGTGAATATAGCGATGAGAACTCGTACTACTCCAAGAAGAACAGTGACATTCATTTAAGGAGAATGAGCGCTCCTGAACTACCTCCAATACAGGATAGAGCCAGAAATTCCCCCATTCCGGCTTACCACAGCAGTCGCTATATCCGCTGCAGAAGCAGCAAACCTAGCACCACCAGTGACAGTTCCCACAGACAGCGGTTTACAAAGTCACCATTCAGTCAAGAGTCGTCCGAATCCGGCAACAGTAATGGTAAAAGGCTAGCAAACGGATACTTACAGAGATCAAAAACGTGGGTCCCGCCAGAGCAGACCAATACTGCTTCAACTGTGAGTACTTTGAAATTAGAATCTATCGAGAAGAAAGGTACAATGAGCACACCCCGGTCAGTGAAAAACGGATTCCGCACTCGGTTATCGTCCAAAGACAATTCCCTCTCTAGCGGAAACAACAATACTGCGCAACTGAAGAAGAAGCCACTTACGCACTGTCAGAGTGAACCTAAGATTTCCCCCTTGTCCGACTACACAACGAACCGACAGAAAACAACACTGAGACAGAAGTCTCGGACTAATAATAATGTGAACAACAAAGTGCTTTCTGTGGATAAAACGGACaacttaattaaaaacaaatacaacagCGGTACAATAAATGGCATGAGGCGATACAGCTCCACCATACAGCTGATACCGCAGAAAAACTACGACGAGGACGATGATGACTCGGGCTCGGATTCTGACAAAGATCACATGATCATCAACTGGCTTATCGGGGTGGACAACGAGGACCCAGAGGAGGTTCCAGAGCCTGAGATCGAATACCCAGATGAGCCCCCTCAAACTGACACTGCGTTACATATCGTGTATGGCGGTGATTCATGA